From Pelomicrobium methylotrophicum, one genomic window encodes:
- a CDS encoding carbohydrate porin, with product MHPFKATAAAVALAFGAAPVALAQSGAEIQEIRQQIERIREEYEARLRALEERLRQAEAKAGQAEEQAAKAERQAAAVARRRAENVFNPGLSLILQGRYAHLRQDPETYRIDGFIPSGGEVGPGERGFSLTESELNLHANVDPYFRALFTAAYSPENQVEVEEAYFQTLSLPQGLTLKGGRFFSGIGYFNEQHHHAWDFIDAPLPYRAFLGRQLGNDGVQLKWVAPTPFFLALGGEAARSEAFPGSKRNKNGISLGTAFARIGGDAGPSHNWRLGLSYLQTSPQERAYGDQDSAGTPVVNAFSGRSTLWIADAVWKWAPEGNPTQRNFKFQAEYFRFQERGTLAFDVKGANLADRYDAQQHGWYAQAVYQFMPRWRVGVRYDRLAHDQMNIGQVLNGTLTAADFPILNPYNPELYTAMIDWSPTEFSRLRLQYARDKSRQGAPDDQIFLQYILSLGAHGAHKY from the coding sequence ATGCATCCTTTCAAGGCAACCGCCGCGGCGGTGGCGCTGGCGTTCGGCGCTGCGCCCGTCGCGCTGGCGCAGTCGGGCGCCGAGATCCAGGAAATCCGCCAACAGATTGAGCGCATCAGGGAAGAGTACGAGGCGCGCCTTCGCGCGCTGGAGGAACGCCTCAGGCAAGCCGAAGCCAAGGCCGGCCAGGCCGAAGAGCAGGCCGCGAAGGCCGAGCGCCAGGCCGCCGCCGTAGCCCGGCGCCGGGCCGAGAACGTTTTCAATCCGGGCCTGTCGCTCATCCTCCAGGGTCGCTACGCCCATCTCCGGCAAGACCCCGAGACCTATCGCATCGACGGCTTCATCCCCAGCGGCGGTGAGGTGGGGCCGGGGGAGCGGGGTTTCAGCCTGACGGAGTCCGAACTCAATCTCCACGCCAACGTGGATCCGTACTTCCGCGCCCTCTTCACGGCCGCGTATTCACCCGAAAACCAAGTGGAGGTCGAGGAGGCCTACTTTCAGACCTTGTCGCTGCCCCAAGGGCTGACGCTCAAGGGCGGACGCTTCTTCTCCGGCATCGGCTACTTCAACGAACAGCACCACCACGCCTGGGACTTCATCGACGCGCCGCTGCCCTATCGTGCGTTCCTGGGCAGGCAGCTAGGCAACGATGGCGTCCAGCTCAAGTGGGTGGCGCCGACCCCGTTTTTCCTGGCGCTGGGCGGCGAGGCGGCCCGCAGCGAGGCGTTCCCCGGCTCGAAGCGCAACAAGAACGGCATCTCCCTCGGCACCGCCTTCGCCCGCATTGGCGGCGACGCAGGCCCGAGCCACAACTGGCGCCTGGGACTGTCCTACCTTCAGACCTCCCCCCAGGAGCGGGCGTACGGGGATCAGGACTCGGCGGGCACGCCGGTCGTCAACGCCTTTTCCGGCCGGAGCACCTTGTGGATCGCGGACGCCGTATGGAAATGGGCGCCCGAGGGTAACCCCACGCAGCGCAACTTCAAGTTCCAGGCCGAGTACTTCCGGTTCCAGGAGCGGGGCACGCTCGCGTTCGACGTGAAGGGCGCCAACCTCGCGGACCGCTACGATGCCCAGCAACACGGCTGGTACGCCCAGGCGGTGTACCAATTCATGCCGCGCTGGCGAGTGGGCGTTCGCTACGACCGGCTGGCGCACGACCAGATGAACATCGGCCAGGTGCTGAACGGCACCCTTACCGCCGCCGATTTCCCGATCCTCAATCCCTACAACCCCGAGCTTTACACCGCCATGATCGACTGGTCGCCCACCGAGTTCAGCCGGCTGCGGCTCCAGTACGCCCGGGACAAGTCGCGGCAGGGGGCGCCGGACGACCAGATTTTCCTGCAGTACATCCTGAGCCTGGGCGCCCACGGCGCCCACAAGTATTGA
- a CDS encoding Fur family transcriptional regulator, producing MVRTRLRRAAAGASPPGRWESAAEALILKRAQRATSARVRVLGVLLAAGRPLTHHQVQEALKGRVRVDRVTVYRVLEWLTSRDLAHKIVGDDRVWRYKAHPDSAEHGHAHFKCSRCGAVFCLENTSTAYALTLPPGYRSQAVELTIRGLCASCAGAA from the coding sequence ATGGTTCGGACCCGTCTGCGTCGCGCCGCAGCGGGCGCATCGCCGCCCGGTCGCTGGGAGTCCGCCGCCGAGGCGTTGATCCTGAAACGCGCGCAGCGGGCCACGTCGGCGCGCGTGCGGGTGCTGGGCGTGCTGCTTGCCGCGGGTCGGCCTTTGACCCATCACCAGGTGCAGGAGGCGCTCAAAGGCCGCGTGCGGGTGGACCGGGTGACGGTCTATCGGGTCTTGGAGTGGCTGACCAGCCGCGACCTCGCCCACAAGATCGTCGGCGACGACCGCGTCTGGCGCTACAAGGCCCATCCGGACAGCGCCGAGCACGGTCACGCCCACTTCAAGTGCAGCCGCTGCGGCGCCGTCTTCTGCCTGGAGAACACGAGCACGGCGTATGCGCTGACGTTGCCGCCTGGATACCGCTCGCAGGCGGTGGAGCTGACGATCCGGGGCCTGTGCGCGAGCTGCGCAGGCGCCGCGTAG
- a CDS encoding metal ABC transporter permease: MDALFDPLFQLPFATGFAYALCLPALGMYLQLREEWIAALALAQVSAFGALAAAALNASVMMGAAAATLAAAAAKGHLARRGATGWILLLLFGWSGALLLAANLPLAEPLGRALLDGQLYFTGAVHLGVGVAAAAVAFGALAKLSRPLLLERLLPGFLEASGAPVRRLRLAFDLLAAVVIALATASIGVMATFALLYTPSVMAYRFAPNWRTGLFGAVLSGAALYVVGFSLALALDQPFGPVLVGAAVAVTALSMSGSVRAARGR, translated from the coding sequence GTGGATGCCCTTTTCGATCCCCTGTTCCAGCTTCCGTTCGCGACCGGCTTTGCGTACGCCCTGTGCCTTCCTGCCCTCGGGATGTACCTGCAACTGCGCGAGGAGTGGATCGCGGCCCTGGCGCTGGCCCAGGTCTCGGCCTTCGGGGCGCTAGCGGCTGCGGCGCTCAATGCCTCTGTCATGATGGGTGCCGCCGCGGCCACCCTCGCGGCCGCCGCGGCCAAGGGACACCTCGCGCGAAGAGGCGCCACGGGCTGGATCTTGCTGCTCCTCTTCGGCTGGAGCGGCGCTCTGCTGCTCGCCGCCAACCTGCCCCTCGCCGAGCCCCTCGGGCGGGCCCTCTTGGACGGTCAGCTCTACTTCACCGGCGCGGTCCACTTGGGGGTGGGCGTGGCCGCGGCCGCGGTTGCCTTTGGCGCACTCGCCAAGCTTTCGCGACCGCTGCTCCTGGAGCGGCTCCTGCCGGGATTCCTGGAGGCGAGCGGCGCGCCGGTGCGACGGTTGCGGCTGGCTTTCGATCTGCTGGCGGCGGTCGTGATCGCCCTCGCGACCGCCAGCATCGGCGTCATGGCCACGTTCGCGCTCCTTTACACGCCATCGGTGATGGCGTATCGGTTCGCACCGAATTGGAGGACCGGGCTCTTCGGCGCGGTCCTGTCGGGCGCTGCCCTCTACGTGGTCGGTTTCTCGTTGGCCTTGGCGCTGGACCAGCCCTTTGGTCCGGTGCTGGTGGGCGCGGCGGTCGCGGTGACCGCTCTGTCCATGTCCGGGTCGGTGCGGGCTGCACGGGGGAGATGA
- a CDS encoding metal ABC transporter substrate-binding protein, with product MGRFFKRWVMMLLVAASGGVMSGSPVHAALNVFACEPEWGALVQALAGDKAVVYNATTAFQDVHRIQVKPSLLAAFRRADLAVCTGADLEIGWLPVLLAEAGNAKVQPGKPGYFEASKYVVLRGVPAVVDRSLGDQHPAGDPHIHLDPRNVLKIGEALVQRLAALDPANAAFYQSRYRDFASRWQSAIQRWEALAAPLKGMPVIVHHKGFTYLSAWLGLNEVGALEPKPGIEPSASHLAQLLENQKRQPARMVIRAPYNSPTASEWFARQAGIPHVVLPYTVGGSEQAQDLFGLFDDTLQKLLSGVKAPQG from the coding sequence ATGGGTCGATTCTTTAAGCGATGGGTCATGATGCTGCTGGTCGCGGCCTCCGGCGGGGTGATGTCGGGGTCGCCGGTTCACGCGGCGCTCAACGTCTTCGCCTGCGAGCCGGAATGGGGCGCACTCGTGCAAGCGCTCGCCGGCGACAAGGCCGTGGTGTACAACGCCACCACCGCGTTCCAGGACGTGCACCGCATCCAGGTCAAGCCCAGCCTGCTGGCGGCGTTCCGGCGCGCGGACCTGGCGGTGTGTACGGGTGCTGACCTGGAGATCGGCTGGCTGCCGGTGCTGCTCGCGGAAGCCGGCAACGCCAAGGTGCAGCCGGGGAAGCCCGGTTACTTCGAGGCGTCGAAGTACGTCGTGCTGCGCGGAGTGCCGGCTGTCGTCGACCGCTCGCTGGGGGACCAGCATCCGGCGGGCGATCCCCACATCCATCTGGACCCGCGCAATGTCCTCAAGATCGGAGAGGCGCTTGTCCAGCGACTGGCAGCGCTGGATCCCGCCAACGCGGCGTTCTACCAGTCCCGCTATCGGGATTTTGCCAGCCGCTGGCAATCGGCGATCCAGCGTTGGGAGGCGCTCGCAGCCCCCCTCAAGGGCATGCCGGTCATCGTGCACCACAAGGGCTTCACGTATCTCAGCGCCTGGCTGGGCTTGAATGAAGTGGGCGCCCTGGAGCCCAAGCCGGGCATCGAGCCGAGCGCGAGCCACTTGGCCCAGCTCTTGGAAAACCAGAAGCGGCAGCCCGCCCGCATGGTCATCCGCGCCCCTTACAACAGTCCCACGGCGTCGGAGTGGTTCGCCCGTCAGGCAGGCATTCCCCACGTGGTGCTGCCTTACACCGTGGGAGGGTCGGAGCAAGCCCAGGATCTGTTCGGCCTGTTCGACGACACGCTCCAAAAGCTTCTGTCGGGAGTGAAGGCGCCGCAGGGATGA
- a CDS encoding ATP-binding cassette domain-containing protein, producing the protein MRSSRVFPLIGTPHGVRLSGGVLLELAGVRAGYGAPVVGPISFSVAWGEVVGLWGRNGSGKTTLLNAIAGAARVFDGRIVKPESARLAYQRQNAPPVAGLPVCAQDLIDLTGAHAECLPAFLRPMLRARLDTLSGGQRQFFQVWACLAAPADLVLLDEPTNNLDPRAETALAEALRSLGPDRAVLLVSHERDFLDRVCHRIVEIG; encoded by the coding sequence ATGCGGTCGTCGCGCGTGTTTCCGCTGATCGGTACACCCCATGGGGTGCGCTTGAGCGGCGGGGTGCTCCTGGAACTGGCCGGGGTGCGGGCCGGCTACGGCGCGCCCGTGGTCGGCCCGATTTCCTTTTCCGTGGCTTGGGGCGAGGTGGTGGGGCTCTGGGGTCGGAACGGGTCGGGTAAGACGACGCTGCTCAACGCCATCGCGGGCGCGGCCCGCGTCTTCGACGGCAGGATCGTCAAGCCCGAGAGCGCCCGGCTCGCCTATCAGCGCCAGAACGCTCCGCCCGTCGCGGGTCTGCCCGTCTGTGCGCAGGATTTGATCGATCTGACCGGTGCCCACGCTGAGTGCCTTCCCGCTTTCTTGAGGCCGATGCTGCGGGCCCGCCTGGATACCTTGAGCGGCGGCCAGCGCCAGTTTTTCCAGGTGTGGGCGTGCCTGGCGGCGCCGGCAGACTTGGTGCTGTTGGACGAGCCCACCAACAACTTGGATCCCCGGGCCGAGACGGCGCTCGCGGAGGCGCTTCGGTCTCTCGGCCCCGATCGCGCCGTGCTGCTGGTGAGCCACGAGCGTGATTTCCTGGATCGGGTGTGCCATCGCATCGTGGAGATCGGCTGA
- the dksA gene encoding RNA polymerase-binding protein DksA yields the protein MSRMRTHAKETAALPAEQALLNAPPEEYMSPAQLAFFRQRLLAMREALLANADATSEQLKKAEAVADTSDRATLEEEYTLELRTRDRERKLLHKIDAALRRIEDGSYGYCEDTGEPIGIARLLARPTATLSIEAQERRERRERVYGG from the coding sequence ATGAGCCGCATGCGAACCCATGCCAAGGAAACCGCCGCACTGCCCGCCGAGCAGGCGCTGCTCAACGCGCCCCCCGAAGAGTACATGAGTCCGGCGCAACTGGCCTTTTTCCGCCAGCGGCTACTCGCCATGCGCGAGGCGCTGCTGGCCAACGCCGACGCGACCAGCGAGCAGCTGAAGAAAGCGGAGGCGGTGGCCGACACCTCCGACCGGGCCACGCTGGAGGAGGAGTACACCTTGGAGCTCCGGACCCGGGACCGGGAGCGCAAGCTCCTGCACAAGATCGACGCGGCGCTCCGGCGCATCGAGGACGGCTCATACGGCTACTGCGAGGACACGGGCGAGCCCATCGGGATTGCCCGGTTGCTTGCCCGCCCCACGGCGACGCTGTCCATCGAGGCCCAGGAACGTCGTGAGCGCCGGGAGCGGGTGTACGGCGGTTGA
- a CDS encoding c-type cytochrome, giving the protein MKSPLAFRKRFFLAAAESAFALALLTAAAPAGANGNDPKLQAKMALGKKVFTQLAQPPCAVCHTLKDAGSSAEIGPKLDELKPDAQRVATAVRNGLGIMPAYGGVLTEEQIEALADYVARASGASK; this is encoded by the coding sequence ATGAAAAGCCCCCTTGCGTTCAGAAAACGCTTTTTTCTCGCGGCCGCGGAATCCGCCTTCGCGCTCGCGCTGCTCACGGCTGCCGCCCCTGCCGGCGCGAACGGCAACGACCCGAAGCTGCAAGCCAAGATGGCCCTCGGCAAGAAAGTCTTTACCCAGCTCGCCCAGCCCCCGTGCGCCGTCTGTCACACGCTCAAGGACGCGGGCTCCAGCGCCGAGATCGGTCCCAAGCTGGACGAGCTCAAGCCCGACGCCCAGCGGGTGGCGACCGCCGTCCGAAACGGGTTGGGCATCATGCCAGCGTATGGGGGTGTGCTGACGGAGGAGCAGATCGAGGCGCTGGCCGACTACGTCGCGCGCGCGAGCGGCGCTTCGAAGTAA
- the aroF gene encoding 3-deoxy-7-phosphoheptulonate synthase, which produces MIIVMGNDASEAQVEAVVRKIREAGLEVNVSRGTERIVVGAIGDERKLTEEMFESMPGVEQAIHVLKPYKIVAREWHREDTVIHVKGVPIGGDALQVIGGPCSVETPEQMRLAAKGVAEAGCRLMRGGAFKPRTSPYTFQGLGIDGLKMLREAADAYRLPIVTELMDVRMLDTFLAFDVDVIQIGTRNMQNFDLLKEVGRMKKPVILKRGMAATISEWLMAAEYIAAGGNHDIIFCERGIRTFETAYRNVFDVTAIPVLKRETHLPVIVDPSHAGGKAWMVPALARAAVAAGADGLLIESHPNPCEAWCDADQALTPQELKGLVDTLDTIAQAIGRRVDRWTPSARAAAA; this is translated from the coding sequence ATGATCATCGTCATGGGAAACGACGCCTCGGAAGCCCAAGTCGAGGCGGTGGTGCGCAAGATTCGGGAGGCCGGGCTGGAGGTGAATGTCTCGCGCGGCACCGAGCGCATCGTGGTGGGCGCCATCGGCGACGAGCGCAAGCTGACGGAGGAGATGTTCGAGAGCATGCCCGGCGTCGAGCAGGCCATTCACGTGCTCAAGCCCTACAAGATCGTGGCCCGGGAGTGGCACAGAGAGGACACCGTGATCCACGTCAAGGGAGTGCCGATCGGCGGCGATGCGCTCCAGGTGATCGGCGGGCCTTGCTCGGTGGAGACGCCGGAGCAGATGCGGCTCGCGGCCAAAGGCGTGGCCGAGGCCGGCTGCCGGCTGATGCGGGGCGGCGCCTTCAAGCCGCGCACCAGCCCTTACACCTTCCAGGGACTCGGGATCGATGGCCTCAAGATGCTGCGGGAGGCGGCGGACGCCTACAGGCTGCCCATCGTCACCGAACTCATGGACGTGCGCATGCTGGATACCTTCCTGGCCTTCGACGTGGACGTGATCCAGATCGGCACGCGCAACATGCAGAACTTCGACCTGCTCAAGGAGGTCGGACGCATGAAGAAACCGGTGATCCTGAAGCGCGGCATGGCGGCCACCATTTCCGAGTGGCTGATGGCGGCGGAGTACATCGCCGCCGGCGGCAACCACGACATCATCTTCTGCGAGCGGGGCATCCGTACCTTCGAGACCGCCTACCGCAACGTGTTTGACGTGACCGCCATTCCGGTGCTCAAGAGGGAGACCCATCTGCCGGTGATCGTGGACCCATCCCACGCCGGCGGCAAGGCCTGGATGGTGCCGGCGCTCGCCCGCGCCGCGGTGGCGGCAGGCGCCGACGGGCTGCTCATCGAGTCGCATCCCAATCCCTGCGAGGCGTGGTGCGACGCCGACCAGGCCCTCACGCCCCAGGAGCTGAAGGGGCTGGTGGATACGCTGGATACCATCGCTCAAGCCATCGGCCGCCGCGTGGACCGGTGGACACCCAGCGCGCGGGCTGCGGCGGCATGA